A region of Lycium barbarum isolate Lr01 chromosome 3, ASM1917538v2, whole genome shotgun sequence DNA encodes the following proteins:
- the LOC132630723 gene encoding uncharacterized protein LOC132630723, whose translation MVGEQVLLKVSSIKGVMRFGKKGKLNPRFIGLFEILSRVGEVAYKLVLPLGLSGVHPVFHVSILKRYHGDGSFNIRWDSILLDENMSYEEGPIAILNTEVHKLRSKEIASVKA comes from the coding sequence atggttggggAGCAGGTTTTGTTGAAAGTCTCATCcataaagggtgtgatgaggtttgggaagaaaggcAAGCTCAATCCTAGGTTCATCGGTCTCTTCGAGATCCTAAGCCGTGTGGGGGAGGTAGCCTATAAGTTGGTTTTGCCTCTAGGTTTGTCTGgcgttcatccagtttttcatgtctctatcttgaagagatatcatggtgATGGTTCCTTTAATATTCGTTGGGATTCAATCTTGTTGGATGAGAACATGTCTTATGAGGAAGGGCCTATTGCTATTCTAAATACAGAGGTTCataagttgaggtctaaggagattgctTCAGTGAAGGCTTAG